AGAGAAAAAAAAACATCACCATGCCATGCTCCTAAAAATAGTACATTTCTAATATAATTGTAATTTATGAACAACGGCAATGTTCAGTCAACAATCAATATCACGTGTTTGATTTGATGAATATGAGTATATATTATACGTAAATGCATGCATGTACTTAGGCTGCTCTAATTGCTAGTGCCTTCGATTATTTTCCATGATTAAACATCCACGGAGGTTGAGATACTTAAATATGCCAATGAAGGTTAATTTACTCTTTCTAAATGTGTATAAATAGCTAGCAAGCTGATCAAGATCAACCACAACATAATTTTCCTGCAGATCAAATAACTGTGCCTTCTTTGATCTCCAGAAAACCCTAAACCATATATCGTAGATACAATGTCGACTGTCCCTGCTGCTTTAGCGCCTGAGCTAGCTCACAGTAGTACGACTAGTACCCCCAATATTACTGCCACTCTCGACGTAATTACTCGACGTGTAGCTAATTTTTCCCCGAGCGTTTGGGGTGATCATTTTCTTTCATATTCTTCCATGGTAAGAAAGATTTATCAAAATAGTGTTTTGAAAGGAGAACAATGCTTTTCATATATGAATTAATCTGCATGCGCAAAGAACTAATCAAGGTCATGCTCGATTTAATATATGCTTGTGTGTGTAGGAAGCGGCAGATGGTAAAAGCAAGAAACATGTCCACGACTTGAAGGAAGAACTGAAGAGAATGATATTGGCTCCAGCGGAAAGGCCTTCACAGAAATTGCACTTCATCAACAACATTCAGCGCTTGGGTGTCTCATACCATTTCCAAAATGAGATTGACAAAATTTTGGAGCAAGTTCACCGAGAAGAAGATGATGATGATGCTGATCTTTGCACCACTGCCCTAAAGTTTCGATTGCTTAGACAACAAGGTTATAACGCTTCATGCAGTAAGTCGCCAATCGATATCCAGCTCAAAGTCGATTATGTATTTTACCAATCCAGATTTTCTTTCTCTCATCACGTACATCATTAACTGGTCGTGCAGATATGTTTAACAAGCTCAAAGATGATGATGGAAAATTTAAAGAATCGGATATTAATGATGTAGTTGGCCTGTTAAGCTTGTATGAAGCCTCCCATCTTTTGGTGCCCGGGGAGGATGCACTAATGGAGGCACTAACCTTCTGCACAACTCATCTCGAGTCCGCAGCGCACCGCTTAATTCCATCATCTCAGCTTTCCAAACAAGTAACTCATGCCTTGTATCAGCCACTTTGGAAGGGCATGCCAAGGATTGAAGCGAGGCATTACCTGTCTGTTTACCAAGAAGATGAATCAAATAATGAAACTCTCCTGAATTTTGCAAAGTTGGATTTCAACTTTGTGCAGAAAGTCCATCAGAAAGAACTAAGCGAAATTACGAGGTTGACATTAGTTGTATACAACAGTCCATTAACATTAATGCACTGATACAAACTAAAACATATTGCAGTCTACATTAATAATTACCTATACTATCCCAGGTGGTGGAAGGACTTGGACTTTGCAACCAAGCTACCCTTTGCAAGAGACAGAGTAGTTGAGGCTTATTTTTGGGCTCTGGGAGTCTACTTTGAGCCGGAATATTACTTTGCCAGGATGATATCAGCTAAAGCTACTTCTATAATTACAGTCATTGACGACATATATGATGTGCACGGCACGTATGAAGAACTGAAGAGCTTTACTGAAGCTATTGAGAGGTTCATAACTGGCCAAATTCTTTACTACTATATTGTTTTCATTCATGGATCGTTATATATGTATATCAAGTACTCCTATATATACATATATATATACACACACACACATTAACTATATTACTAGATGATCATCAGGTGGGACATTTCTGCTGTTGATCAACTGCCAGATTATATGAAAGTTTGTTATACAGCTCTGTTGAATTTCTTCACCGAGATTGAAGAAAGTTTAGCAAACAAGGGAATCTCATACCGGCTCCACTATGCGAGAGAAGGAGTAAGTTTCGATCATTCTAGTTTTGGTGCAAGTACACAATCTATCTTAATTTGTGATATTTTGCAATGAAATAAGTTTGGTACTTTATATATCTGTGTCTCACAGTTTAAAGTTCAAGTAAGAGCCTACTTCCAGGAAGCAAAATGGTTCAAACAAAAGTACACACCAACACTGGAAGAGTATATGTCTGTGGAACGCTATACATCCTTCTTCATGGTAGCAATAGTGTCATTTGTTGGATTGGGAGCTATTGTTACTGAAGACTCCATGGATTGGGTTTTCAGTGAACCTAAGATTTTAAAAGCCACATCTATAATTGGCAGACTCATGAATGACCTTGTAGGCCACAAGGTACGCTATAATCACGTAAGGTTTACAGTGCTAATTTTAACCTGCAGGTTTGAAAACTAAATGCGGAATTGTTTGTCTCCATTTATTTGTAGTTTGAGCAAAAGAGAGAACATAATGCTTCAGCCATTGAATGCTACATGAAGCAATATGGTGCCACAGAAGAAGAAGCAGAAGTTGAGCTAACGAAACAAGTGAATGAAGCTTGGAAAGACATAAACGAAGAGTGGCTCGAGGCCACACCTATCCCTAGGCTGCTACTCTCTCTGATTTTGAACTTTGCACGTACTAGTGAACTGCTGTACAAGGGTGAAGATGTGTATACTCATTCTGGAAATGTGCTCAAGGGTTACGTTGCTTCCCTCTTTATCGAATCTGTGCCCATGTAAATCTATATCTGGACCTTCTTTCTTTTCTGCAAAATAAAATCCTAAAATCTGGAGGTACCGGTGTTCTCTTTTCTGCAAAATAAAATGCTTCTTCGTTGTAATAAGCAGTTTCCTTCATCTTCTGGTAGTTCTATACTCCACCGGTGGCAGATTTCCTTGATTTTCCCTTCTTAATTTCGTCTTCATGCATGTTTCTCCCAAGTCGATCTTGTTTCCATATCGCTTCCTCATTTCGACCCAACTCGAACTTGTTCTGCTCTTTCTTGGGCTCTAGCCGGGCGTTTACTGTTGTTGAGCTTGTGGTGTTTTTTCTTTCTGTTTGGTGTTGTAATCTTGACCTAAAGTCTGCGTCTTTGCTTGTAAGATTTATGTATTAATAAATAAAAAACTCCTCTCATTGCCAAAGAAAGTTTCTTATTCTTCTGCGGGGGATATAACCTCGTAGAATGGTGTACCATACATTAAGTAACAGATCTAACTAATGTAATACATCTAACTTAATCATGAAAAAAAGGTTTAGTTATAAGAAGGGATTTAAAACAGAAAAAAAAATGTAATATATATATTTATATCTAAGTAATTTGAATTACAATAATATGTACGAATCTAATGGGGCTGATCTAGTGACTCTCGAGAAGCAAGCTAGGCATAGTGGGGTGGACTCTGCATGAATTGTTTTGGTAATAAGAGTTTTTATTCAAACCTTATTAGCTTGTGAAAAATATCCCTTAAGGAGGGGTCATATCTAAATTGCTCGTAGCTCCGGAGTGGTAGCTTCACTCAACCACCATTTTTATGTTTTGTTGTTGTTTTGTTTTAGAGGGTTTGCTTACCTTTTTTTTTTTTATCAATTAATCAACTCAAATGTTATAACAAGTTTTTTATGAGTCAACCATAAGGTAGCGTCTAATGGTTCTTGCCTAGTTGGGTGTACTCCCCAACCTAGGTTCGAACCACGACACTGTCAAAAGTGGCTAGGAAAAGGGCTGTAATGGCCTGTTGTCTATCCGAGCCCTCAGCGGATTAGTCCTTAGGCCTAGAAATCTTTTTGGATTTTGCGATCTTGAATAAAAAAAAAAGTCACAAAAGTTACTAACAATATTTACATGTATCTAGGAACAAGTATTGCCGTATTTGTATGGGGATACTTTAACACCTCTAACATATATCATAATTTACAGGTTGTTGATGCATTTATTCCTGTGTGTTAAACTTCAATACCTTGTCAAGTTTTTTTTTTTTTTTTGAGAAAGAATACTTTAAGTTACAGGGAATGAGACAGGAAAATGGGGACGGAAGATTATCTTCCCTTTGTTAAGTTACTATTTAGGAAATTCCCAATAAATCATGACATTCATATCAAATGATTAACAGTATATAATGTATACCTAAGAGAAATCAATATAGAAGGGCAGCTTTCATACCAGGTACCATCTCTGAGTGCAGTCGTCCATACTCCATAGTAACAGATTTTCCTAGTTCGATACATACTATCAGGCCTAGGTGATAATCAAAAGTTAAAAACCATTTCAGTTTCGTTATTCTTTACCGTTTTGTTTTCGTCAACCAAATCAGACTCAAAAATCACCAAACGTTGTCCAAAATTTGTTTAGTGTGCCCAGAGCAGTTCTGCAATTCCAAATCATTCCCATCATATAAAGGAGTTTTAGAGTCGGCCTGACAATTAAAGATATTCCTGATTGGATATTCATAGTTTTATTCGTAGGTAGCAAGTAGCAACTAAATCTCAATCTAACAATTCCTACCCATATATCCTACAATCAAATCGTTTTAGTTGTAGATATTTTTGTGCATGTATTTTTTGTGTATCTACGAGTTGGTCACAATTTCAGGTCTCAATTGATTCACGTTCGCGATTTCTATTCATCGGCAAATGCAAGTGACCAGTCGCAAAAGCTCTCATGTCGGATCTCAGAACTTCTGTACCTTGCCCAAGCAAAGGTGACAAGCTAGTGCCAAGATAGAGAAGAAGCCACGGCCAACCGGGGCAGCAAGAAACCACACCTTCCCTCACAGCTAGCCACCAGCTCTCATACTAGTCCACGTTCCACACCCTAAAACGGGTAAAACCAGTGTATGATCCAAAAACACCACAGAATACCTCCAGAGTTTCAGCTTCACATCAATCGGCGTCGAAATTCACCTTCAATCTTGCCGAATGTTGCATTTGGCGTTCCCAACACTGCCTTAGGCTTTGTATTCCGGTAGGCGACAATGCACTATGATAATGTTGGCGAGAATTATGTGTCAAAATGGCATCAACAATGGGTGATGGGTGAATATCAATCTACTGCAATTGAAGTTGATGAAATGCAGCTATAAAATTCTTGCTGTAAATTTCGATTCTACAATGGAATCAACTATAGTAGTAATTAGTAATTACAGAGTGTATCAGAGAAAATGTACCATGTTTGGTGAAACTTATGTAATCAGAACCAGATAATTAAACAAAATTGAAACCACCTACTACTCTCACACTCACTGCAACTACTCGGGAATAGGAACCAGCACAGGTCGCCAAGCTCTCTTCAGCAATCTACACCTAAACGACGCCGTTAAAGGCCGACTCAACAACCCGCCGCCGCGCCGAGTCCTCGCCATGCCACCGACACCGCCGCCCGTCGCCGACAGCAATCCCCGCTCCTCACCGTCTCCCACCTCCCCGCCTCTCCTGTTATCCTCCAGCGGCGGCGGAGACGACACGAACAGGTCCTTGAGCTTACGGCGGACCCGAGCCTCCTCCTTCCTCTTCTCCGGCGGGTCGTCATTTCCGCGATCTTCGTCGTTAGGAGAATCCGATGAGCGAGGGACGCGGCGGCGGTCGGGGCGGGTGAGGAACATGCGGAGGGTTTTACGGCGGCGGAGGTGGATGACGGGGCTGGCGGTCGGGCTGCGCGTGGGGCTTCCGGCGACGACGGCGCATTGCGTGGCCAAGAGCTTGAATTTTTGCAAGGTAGCCATGGTCGATCTAGCAGAGTCGATTTAGTGGTTGGAAAAGGGTTGGGTGGTTGAGAGAGAAGGTGAGATCTGATCTGAGGCCATGGGCACTGTGTTTTTACTGTTGGGAGTGAGAGAGTGCAAAATGGAGAAGAAGGGAGAGAGAGAGAGAGAGAGAGAGAGGAGGGAGGCTTTAATAATTAGAATTATTGGGGGTGTACCTTTTGCTTTGGGTGTGGTGCGTTTCGGCCTCTTGGGGTCCATTTGGGTCGGACATACATAATGTGCCTACACGCGGCAGGCTGTGGCGTCCTGTGGATGGATGGAATCTTTGCTTTGGTGGAATAGGATCATAGAGATGAAGGTGACAGTGAAGCCAAGCAATAGCATCTGGATGATTGGGTATTTGAGAAGGTTTTACTAGTTTGGTGAATTTATTGGGGGTTTTTTGGTTTTAATTCTTGTTTTGTTGATAATGAAAGCAGAATAGAATCAAATTTTGGCTTTTCTTAGATTGTAATATACACTTAAAAATAAGTTATAGGGGGCATATGAAGATGCACAACTTCTTATCATTTTGATAACATTATTTCACAATTCACATTCTCCTTGATTCTTTAATTAGATGATACTCATTATAGAAAAATGCCTAAGAATTTAGATTTTTTTTTTCACTAACAAAATCATATTTTAAAATTTCCACCAACTCTATACCCTTTTTTATTCTCACTATGGTCCGATGACCGACTGTTTAAATCCGATCACCGGTCGTAGTAATCCAGTAATCGGCTGTTGAAATCCGGCTACCGGTCACCTGTCATTAGAATTTGATCATCGATCTTCTATTACCCTAATAAAGGTTTATTGTAGTGTATTTAATTCATTAAAGATATACTTGTCTTTATATTGTTTAAGTTGGCTCTTAGAAATTAAAAATTCAGATTTTGTTGGCGGGTACAAAATTGGGAGTTTTGGCTTCTCCGGGATTGGGGAATCTCAGTCCCCTTGTTGTTGAAGCCATGGCTTTAGTAAATGGATTACACTTCTGCATTAATGCAGGATTCTCCAGGTTGGAAATAGAATAAGGGGATGCATTAAAAATACACCAATCTTCGGAGTCGCTCAAAGTTCATCTACTGTTCTTAATTTAATTTTTTTTTTAAATTAGAGAAATTTTATTAACACATTCTTAAATACTAGATACACATTTCATATTTAATATACCTCCTATTAATTTTTTTGGTTTAACATTTTACTAAATACACATATTCAAACTGTCCAAAATACCCTTATTGAAAATGCACAACCTATTTACTAAATACACATACTTTTCTAAATCTTCTACTTAATTTATTAAAAAAATGCTACTCAATTAAAGCAGTTTCATATTAGTAAGATTTTACTCCAAAGGTAGGTTTTTATTTTTTCAAGGGTTTTACTTTGTTAAAATCTTCCTCGCATGGTTTCTATTTCTTAACATCTTCCTTGTCTAGATCTTCTCTCATTCCACAAAATTTATTCTCAAGGAGGCTTTTACTTTGATTACAAGAATTTTTGAGCCTACCAACTCAAAACAAAACAAGATAATACATCACCAAAGTCTTGAATGAAACTTTTAGAATTAGAATGTTCAATCATGGGTAATGCTAAATTAATCAAAATTTTGAGAATCATATATATGTGTGTGTGTGTGTGTCTATATATATATATATANNNNNNNNNNNNNNNNNNNNNNNNNNNNNNNNNNNNNNNNNNNNNNNNNNNNNNNNNNNNNNNNNNNNNNNNNNNNNNNNNNNNNNNNNNNNNNNNNNNNNNNNNNNNNNNNNNNNNNNNNNNNNNNNNNNNNNNNNNNNNNNNNNNNNNNNNNNNNNNNNNNNNNNNNNNNNNNNNNNNNNNNNNNNNNNNNNNNNNNNNNNNNNNNNNNNNNNNNNNNNNNNNNNNNNNNNNNNNNNNNNNNNNNNNNNNNNNNNNNNNNNNNNNNNNNNNNNNNNNNNNNNNNNNNNNNNNNNNNNNNNNNNNNNNNNNNNNNNNNNNNNNNNNNNNNNNNNNNNNNNNNNNNNNNNNNNNNNNNNNNNNNNNNNNNNNNNNNNNNNNNNNNNNNNNNNNNNNNNNNNNNNNNNNNNNNNNNNNNNNNNNNNNNNNNNNNNNNNNNNNNNNNNNNNNNNNNNNNNNNNNNNNNNNNNNNNNNNNNNNNNNNNNNNNNNNNNNNNNNNNNNNNNNNNNNNNNNNNNNNNNNNNNNNNNNNNNNNNNNNNNNNNNNNNNNNNNNNNNNNNNNNNNNNNNNNNNNNNNNNNNNNNNNNNNNNNNNNNNNNNNNNNNNNNNNNNNNNNNNNNNNNNNNNNNNNNNNNNNNNNNNNNNNNNNNNNNNNNNNNNNNNNNNNNNNNNNNNNNNNNNNNNNNNNNNNNNNNNNNNNNNNNNNNNNNNNNNNNNNNNNNNNNNNNNNNNNNNNNNNNNNNNNNNNNNNNNNNNNNNNNNNNNNNNNNNNNNNNNNNNNNNNNNNNNNNNNNNNNNNNNNNNNNNNNNNNNNNNNNNNNNNNNNNNNNNNNNNNNNNNNNNNNNNNNNNNNNNNNNNNNNNNNNNNNNNNNNNNNNNNNNNNNNNNNNNNNNNNNNNNNNNNNNNNNNNNNNNNNNNNNNNNNNNNNNNNNNNNNNNNNNNNNNNNNNNNNNNNNNNNNNNNNNNNNNNNNNNNNNNNNNNNNNNNNNNNNNNNNNNNNNNNNNNNNNNNNNNNNNNNNNNNNNNNNNNNNNNNNNNNNNNNNNNNNNNNNNNNNNNNNNNNNNNNNNNNNNNNNNNNNNNNNNNNNNNNNNNNNNNNNNNNNNNNNNNNNNNNNNNNNNNNNNNNNNNNNNNNNNNNNNNNNNNNNNNNNNNNNNNNNNNNNNNNNNNNNNNNNNNNNNNNNNNNNNNNNNNNNNNNNNNNNNNNNNNNNNNNNNNNNNNNNNNNNNNNNNNNNNNNNNNNNNNNNNNNNNNNNNNNNNNNNNNNNNNNNNNNNNNNNNNNNNNNNNNNNNNNNNNNNNNNNNNNNNNNNNNNNNNNNNNNNNNNNNNNNNNNNNNNNNNNNNNNNNNNNNNNNNNNNNNNNNNNNNNNNNNNNNNNNNNNNNNNNNNNNNNNNNNNNNNNNNNNNNNNNNNNNNNNNNNNNNNNNNNNNNNNNNNNNNNNNNNNNNNNNNNNNNNNNNNNNNNNNNNNNNNNNNNNNNNNNNNNNNNNNNNNNNNNNNNNNNNNNNNNNNNNNNNNNNNNNNNNNNNNNNNNNNNNNNNNNNNNNNNNNNNNNNNNNNNNNNNNNNNNNNNNNNNNNNNNNNNNNNNNNNNNNNNNNNNNNNNNNNNNNNNNNNNNNNNNNNNNNNNNNNNNNNNNNNNNNNNNNNNNNNNNNNNNNNNNNNNNNNNNNNNNNNNNNNNNNNNNNNNNNNNNNNNNNNNNNNNNNNNNNNNNNNNNNNNNNNNNNNNNNNNNNNNNNNNNNNNNNNNNNNNNNNNNNNNNNNNNNNNNNNNNNNNNNNNNNNNNNNNNNNNNNNNNNNNNNNNNNNNNNNNNNNNNNNNNNNNNNNNNNNNNNNNNNNNNNNNNNNNNNNNNNNNNNNNNNNNNNNNNNNNNNNNNNNNNNNNNNNNNNNNNNNNNNNNNNNNNNNNNNNNNNNNNNNNNNNNNNNNNNNNNNNNNNNNNNNNNNNNNNNNNNNNNNNNNNNNNNNNNNNNNNNNNNNNNNNNNNNNNNNNNNNNNNNNNNNNNNNNNNNNNNNNNNNNNNNNNNNNNNNNNNNNNNNNNNNNNNNNNNNNNNNNNNNNNNNNNNNNNNNNNNNNNNNNNNNNNNNNNNNNNNNNNNNNNNNNNNNNNNNNNNNNNNNNNNNNNNNNNNNNNNNNNNNNNNNNNNNNNNNNNNNNNNNNNNNNNNNNNNNNNNNNNNNNNNNNNNNNNNNNNNNNNNNNNNNNNNNNNNNNNNNNNNNNNNNNNNNNNNNNNNNNNNNNNNNNNNNNNNNNNNNNNNNNNNNNNNNNNNNNNNNNNNNNNNNNNNNNNNNNNNNNNNNNNNNNNNNNNNNNNNNNNNNNNNNNNNNNNNNNNNNNNNNNNNNNNNNNNNNNNNNNNNNNNNNNNNNNNNNNNNNNNNNNNNNNNNNNNNNNNNNNNNNNNNNNNNNNNNNNNNNNNNNNNNNNNNNNNNNNNNNNNNNNNNNNNNNNNNNNNNNNNNNNNNNNNNNNNNNNNNNNNNNNNNNNNNNNNNNNNNNNNNNNNNNNNNNNNNNNNNNNNNNNNNNNNNNNNNNNNNNNNNNNNNNNNNNNNNNNNNNNNNNNNNNNNNNNNNNNNNNNNNNNNNNNNNNNNNNNNNNNNNNNNNNNNNNNNNNNNNNNNNNNNNNNNNNNNNNNNNNNNNNNNNNNNNNNNNNNNNNNNNNNNNNNNNNNNNNNNNNNNNNNNNNNNNNNNNNNNNNNNNNNNNNNNNNNNNNNNNNNNNNNNNNNNNNNNNNNNNNNNNNNNNNNNNNNNNNNNNNNNNNNNNNNNNNNNNNNNNNNNNNNNNNNNNNNNNNNNNNNNNNNNNNNNNNNNNNNNNNNNNNNNNNNNNNNNNNNNNNNNNNNNNNNNNNNNNNNNNNNNNNNNNNNNNNNNNNNNNNNNNNNNNNNNNNNNNNNNNNNNNNNNNNNNNNNNNNNNNNNNNNNNNNNNNNNNNNNNNNNNNNNNNNNNNNNNNNNNNNNNNNNNNNNNNNNNNNNNNNNNNNNNNNNNNNNNNNNNNNNNNNNNNNNNNNNNNNNNNNNNNNNNNNNNNNNNNNNNNNNNNNNNNNNNNNNNNNNNNNNNNNNNNNNNNNNNNNNNNNNNNNNNNNNNNNNNNNNNNNNNNNNNNNNNNNNNNNNNNNNNNNNNNNNNNNNNNNNNNNNNNNNNNNNNNNNNNNNNNNNNNNNNNNNNNNNNNNNNNNNNNNNNNNNNNNNNNNNNNNNNNNNNNNNNNNNNNNNNNNNNNNNNNNNNNNNNNNNNNNNNNNNNNNNNNNNNNNNNNNNNNNNNNNNNNNNNNNNNNNNNNNNNNNNNNNNNNNNNNNNNNNNNNNNNNNNNNNNNNNNNNNNNNNNNNNNNNNNNNNNNNNNNNNNNNNNNNNNNNNNNNNNNNNNNNNNNNNNNNNNNNNNNNNNNNNNNNNNNNNNNNNNNNNNNNNNNNNNNNNNNNNNNNNNNNNNNNNNNNNNNNNNNNNNNNNNNNNNNNNNNNNNNNNNNNNNNNNNNNNNNNNNNNNNNNNTGAAGCGAACGTCCGCACTTCGGCTTAAAGTGCGGACGTCGTCCGTTCTCCGCCGTCTCATGCCGATGACGGCTTCTCTCTTTCCCAGACGACAGCATAGGCTTCCAGGATGGTTTCTCTCCTTCCAGGACTAGCCGACAACAAGTTTTCTGGCCAACCTTGATCAATCATGGTGTTTTCCGTCCAGAGCTTCAATCCGGCCGGAAAACTTGTCGCCGACCAGTCCTGGAAGGAGAGAAACCCTCTTAGAAGCCTGTGCTGTCGTCCGGGAAGGAGAGAAGCCGTCGCCGGCATGAGACAACAGAGAACAGACGACGTCCACACTTTAAACCAGAATGCGGACGTCCGCTTCACATCCTCTCTGTATGTGTGTATATACACACACATTAACAAAAAAAAAAAAAAAAACGACAATCGTACCCATGTGCTAAATATAGGGGCCATCTCTATCTAGGCTGATCTAGCGGAACTCAGTTATCAATTCACCGATCTAGGTGAACTCAGCATGGATAATGAAATAATGCACATCAGATTTGATATGAACGATCCAACTTTGTCAAGAATAGAAGTCAAATTTTACATGTAGTAAATATGCTCGGAAAACTAATATGGAATATTTCTGTTTCTAGTTAAAATTAAGATTCTATTGATTACAAAAGTTCTTACAAGAGAGCTGCCTCCTAAACTTGGGATTTACATCTCCCCACATTCAGAAATAACACATGCTAGTTTAGGGCGATTATTGGGTCCTGTAGCGACATTCTCAATCTTCCTAACAACCAAAAGTCCATCTCCAAGTACTCTCTGCATAAAAGTTCAAAATACAGATCGTGAGGAGAATAGGCTAACCTGAGCCAGGGCTCAAAAATGTAAAATATAAAAATAAATTTGCAGAAACTCTCAAAAGGTTGTTGCACTTTGTAAGAACATCTTTGAGCACTAGCATAGAGTAAATTTTGACACACTAGTTTATGCAAAATGTGTTTGGGATCTAGTACTTTATCACAATTTCATGCCAGATTGACTTGCACATCAAAGCTTGTGTCTGTTTTAGTATCTAAATCAAACAGCTTTTCTCATGGATAAATTGACAGTAATCAGATGACTACTTGGTTTAT
Above is a window of Fragaria vesca subsp. vesca linkage group LG7, FraVesHawaii_1.0, whole genome shotgun sequence DNA encoding:
- the LOC101297583 gene encoding uncharacterized protein LOC101297583, which produces MATLQKFKLLATQCAVVAGSPTRSPTASPVIHLRRRKTLRMFLTRPDRRRVPRSSDSPNDEDRGNDDPPEKRKEEARVRRKLKDLFVSSPPPLEDNRRGGEVGDGEERGLLSATGGGVGGMARTRRGGGLLSRPLTASFRCRLLKRAWRPVLVPIPE
- the LOC101291476 gene encoding (-)-germacrene D synthase-like; this translates as MSTVPAALAPELAHSSTTSTPNITATLDVITRRVANFSPSVWGDHFLSYSSMEAADGKSKKHVHDLKEELKRMILAPAERPSQKLHFINNIQRLGVSYHFQNEIDKILEQVHREEDDDDADLCTTALKFRLLRQQGYNASCNMFNKLKDDDGKFKESDINDVVGLLSLYEASHLLVPGEDALMEALTFCTTHLESAAHRLIPSSQLSKQVTHALYQPLWKGMPRIEARHYLSVYQEDESNNETLLNFAKLDFNFVQKVHQKELSEITRWWKDLDFATKLPFARDRVVEAYFWALGVYFEPEYYFARMISAKATSIITVIDDIYDVHGTYEELKSFTEAIERWDISAVDQLPDYMKVCYTALLNFFTEIEESLANKGISYRLHYAREGFKVQVRAYFQEAKWFKQKYTPTLEEYMSVERYTSFFMVAIVSFVGLGAIVTEDSMDWVFSEPKILKATSIIGRLMNDLVGHKFEQKREHNASAIECYMKQYGATEEEAEVELTKQVNEAWKDINEEWLEATPIPRLLLSLILNFARTSELLYKGEDVYTHSGNVLKGYVASLFIESVPM